Below is a genomic region from Oryzias melastigma strain HK-1 linkage group LG7, ASM292280v2, whole genome shotgun sequence.
CATGTCCATTCTGGAATATTAATTTATAATCCCTTTTAATAAGTTAAGAAACAAATATTAGGTGACCCATGAGTGAGTTGAGATTAGTGGAGCTTTTCATGTACTACTTAGAGTCAACAAACCCTTAAGGTCACACCGTTATTCTGAATCACTGCTATAGTATTGCAGTGAAGAAAGTGTAAAAACTGACTCAAGACATTAGTGCATTCTGAATAGatcattcacatttatttatttgattaaatattctACAGTCACATGAACTTCGCCACCCAAGttgtaattaaaacataaacaggaTGAATCATTTGCAAAGtgcgatttatttttttttacattgcctTGATTACATGCCTCTACATTCAAAAATAAGCCAGTATCATACAGGATCCAACTGTGAAAGATTAAgattatttcttttcttctcaggaaaaaaataatcacagattattaAGTTGGATATTCTGTACATACAGGAACAACTCTGTAATGGGCTGACCTTTCCTGCAACTGTCTTTTAGTTGAACCAACtcatttgtaaaaatacaaaaaggaagTTATTTCTGTAGACGTTAGCCTGCAGTCGTTTCCCTGGGGGAGCAGAAGTCTTCTTCTTGGATAGTGGATCATGAAACCTTTGCTTGATGTTGCTTTTATGCAGGGGACACAGAGCTTGAGGAGACAGATGAGGCCTCGGTCTTGGAAGCAGTGGTGGAggctccctcctcctcttcaaaGGGATTCTTCCCACAGCACAGGGTGGTGATCATGCAGTGGCGGAACTGCTTGTTCAAGCAGATGTAGATTGCTGGGTTGTAGATGGAAGAGCTCTTGGCAAAGAAGGCTGGGAGGGTCATGAAGAGTGGCCCGAATTCGGAGCCCTGATGTGTGAAGATGAACCAGGCCACACTTGCATAGGGGACCCAACATACCAAGAAGCCGATGACCATGATGATGACCATGCGGGTGACTTCCCTCTCAGCTCTCTGGGTGGTCTCGGACTCCTGCTGGGCAGCAGCAGCCTCCTTGACAGCGCAGAGCAGACGGCCGTAGCAGAAGAACACAACAAACAGTGGGATGCAGAAGTGGCAGATGAACATGTAGACAACAAAGGATTCGTTGTTGAAGCCCTCTGCACGGGTGTAGTAGTCAACTCCGCATGAGCACTGCATGCCCTCTGGGATGTAACGAGACCAGCCGACGAGAGGGGGCACGGCACAGGAGGCAGCCATCACCCAGGTGAAAACCAGGCCCATAATAGCGTGATTCTCACC
It encodes:
- the LOC112159218 gene encoding rhodopsin, producing the protein MNGTEGPYFYVPMVNTTGIVRSPYEYPQYYLVNPAAYAALGAYMFFLILVGFPINFLTLYVTIEHKKLRTPLNYILLNLAVADLFMVFGGFTTTMYTSMHGYFVLGRLGCNLEGFFATLGGEIGLWSLVVLAIERWVVVCKPISNFRFGENHAIMGLVFTWVMAASCAVPPLVGWSRYIPEGMQCSCGVDYYTRAEGFNNESFVVYMFICHFCIPLFVVFFCYGRLLCAVKEAAAAQQESETTQRAEREVTRMVIIMVIGFLVCWVPYASVAWFIFTHQGSEFGPLFMTLPAFFAKSSSIYNPAIYICLNKQFRHCMITTLCCGKNPFEEEEGASTTASKTEASSVSSSSVSPA